The sequence below is a genomic window from Flavobacterium sediminilitoris.
AAAAGATTTTCTATTCTTTCATTTTTTACAATTGTATCATTGGCTAAAATGATGTTTTTAGTCAATAATTGTCCATCTTCAGGAACTTTTTTTACTATAGAACAAGAGTAAAAAATGGTTCCAGTTAAGAATATTAGTGTTATTTTTGGAAAAAGTTTTTTCAAGGTAATAAAAAATAGTTAGTCAAAAATACAATTTTTATGGTTAGTAAAAACCAAATTAAACTTATTACAAGTTTACAGCAAAAAAAATATAGAAAACAGCATCAATTATTCTTTGCAGAAGGTAAAAAAGTAATTCAAGAACTACTAGAAGCTAATTATGAATTGGAAGCTTTGTTTTCTACAGATGATATATTTTCATACGTTGATAAAAGCAAAAGTCATACCATTACAGATGCTGAATTAAAAAAAATTAGTGCATTAACAACTCCAAATAATTGTTTGGCACTTTTCAGAATTCCATTAGAGAAAAAAGGTACACTTTCAGGATTAATTGTTGCATTAGATGATATTCGAGATCCAGGTAATTTAGGTACAATTATTAGGCTTTGTGATTGGTTTGGAATTGAAACTTTAATTTGTTCTGA
It includes:
- a CDS encoding TrmH family RNA methyltransferase, with amino-acid sequence MVSKNQIKLITSLQQKKYRKQHQLFFAEGKKVIQELLEANYELEALFSTDDIFSYVDKSKSHTITDAELKKISALTTPNNCLALFRIPLEKKGTLSGLIVALDDIRDPGNLGTIIRLCDWFGIETLICSEETVDIYNPKVVQATMGSISRVKVVYTDLESVLKTTELPVFGTFMDGDVIYNEQLPNEGIIVMGNEANGISDSIEKLISKRISIPRFGKLKQTESLNVATATGIILSEFKR